A genomic region of Gemmata massiliana contains the following coding sequences:
- a CDS encoding Hsp20/alpha crystallin family protein has product MFGLVPWKKSGNGSAALANRSEHPLELFRNEFDTLFDRFFSGQPEPNGSGWGMETDETDSALTVKMDAPGFEPGDFDVRVSGDTLRVTAGRQDEKGNGWFQRRFQRSVTLPAAVDADQVQAKYTNGVLELSLPKAEQAGWKKIAVQGG; this is encoded by the coding sequence ATGTTCGGTTTGGTTCCGTGGAAGAAGAGCGGGAACGGCTCCGCCGCGCTGGCGAACCGGAGCGAGCACCCGCTCGAACTCTTCCGCAACGAGTTCGACACCCTATTCGACCGGTTCTTCTCGGGCCAGCCCGAGCCCAACGGGTCCGGGTGGGGCATGGAGACGGACGAGACCGATAGCGCCCTGACGGTGAAGATGGACGCGCCCGGGTTCGAGCCGGGGGACTTCGACGTCCGGGTCAGCGGCGACACCCTACGGGTCACGGCCGGGCGGCAGGACGAGAAGGGGAACGGGTGGTTCCAGCGCCGGTTCCAGCGGTCCGTGACCCTGCCCGCGGCGGTCGACGCGGACCAGGTGCAGGCGAAGTACACGAACGGCGTGTTGGAGCTGAGCCTACCGAAGGCCGAGCAGGCGGGGTGGAAGAAGATCGCGGTCCAGGGCGGCTAA
- a CDS encoding Hsp20/alpha crystallin family protein: protein MNSELQRAELQMADTFQPERSKPRSSDRVYTPRVDVIETEDALTLYADLPGVKQEDVALTCQGDELILHATCEPRRPGKRLLYAEYGVGDFHRAFKIAEQVETSGIEASLKDGVLTVRVPKAEAIRPKRIAVTSG from the coding sequence ATGAACAGCGAACTGCAACGCGCCGAGCTGCAAATGGCTGATACATTTCAACCCGAAAGGAGCAAGCCCCGCTCGTCCGACCGGGTGTACACCCCGCGCGTGGACGTCATCGAGACCGAGGACGCGCTGACCCTGTACGCGGACCTGCCGGGCGTGAAGCAGGAGGACGTGGCGCTCACCTGCCAGGGCGACGAGCTGATCCTCCACGCGACGTGTGAGCCGCGGCGCCCGGGCAAACGCCTGCTCTACGCCGAGTACGGGGTCGGCGACTTCCACCGGGCGTTCAAGATCGCCGAGCAGGTCGAGACGTCGGGTATCGAGGCGTCCCTCAAGGACGGGGTGCTGACCGTCCGCGTGCCCAAAGCCGAAGCTATCCGGCCCAAGCGGATCGCTGTAACGAGCGGCTAA
- a CDS encoding Hsp20/alpha crystallin family protein produces MFTNRLFEHMDRLFGPSGFDRPAPLPSARAYPPLSMWEDESALYVEAEAPGLKAEDIGVSVADGDRLTISAERPAPPNEGGAWLYQECGYGAFSRTITLPVAVNPDAVEAKYEAGVLTVTLRKAAAAAPRRIAVKAEVPALVAA; encoded by the coding sequence ATGTTCACCAACCGCCTGTTCGAGCACATGGACCGCCTGTTCGGTCCGTCTGGGTTCGATCGCCCGGCCCCGTTACCGAGTGCCCGCGCCTACCCGCCGCTGAGCATGTGGGAGGATGAGAGCGCCCTGTACGTCGAGGCCGAGGCCCCGGGCCTCAAGGCCGAAGACATCGGGGTGTCGGTGGCCGACGGCGACCGGCTCACCATCTCCGCCGAGCGCCCCGCGCCGCCCAACGAGGGTGGGGCGTGGCTGTACCAGGAGTGTGGGTACGGCGCGTTCAGCCGCACCATCACCCTACCGGTCGCGGTAAACCCGGACGCGGTCGAGGCCAAGTACGAGGCCGGAGTTCTCACGGTCACCCTGCGCAAGGCCGCGGCGGCCGCGCCGCGCCGCATCGCCGTGAAGGCCGAGGTGCCCGCGCTGGTTGCGGCGTAA
- a CDS encoding TIGR02996 domain-containing protein translates to MNERKALLDAIAMHAAEDTPRLVYADWLDEYGAGDLDRAMSESIRVSCFRRNHPIGISRRQPHNESARDQQPHRVRAGW, encoded by the coding sequence ATGAACGAACGCAAGGCACTGCTCGACGCGATCGCGATGCACGCGGCCGAGGACACCCCGCGCCTGGTGTACGCGGACTGGCTCGACGAGTACGGGGCGGGTGATCTCGATAGGGCCATGTCCGAGTCCATTCGCGTGTCGTGCTTCCGCCGCAACCATCCGATCGGTATCTCACGGCGCCAGCCCCACAATGAATCGGCACGGGATCAACAGCCGCACCGGGTTCGGGCAGGCTGGTGA
- a CDS encoding sensor histidine kinase produces the protein MSTSEPHQSQRIARPKPGDERSWLGLVLDFLPIPAVVLDLGTGSALLGNRPAVDNGVIGAADEMFGLAAEAAGGDGAIVTRNGPGGEARFRVFSRVLPPADGEAPLALLTFLPHPEDPLVDQRVREVIETRDEFFSVATHELKDPLFSVQLSLQLLQHAAEKQGPVPVYVAHHLDVAGRQTARLARLIDNMLDVSRIRSGRLQLDPETLDLAELARDAAGRFRESARAAGCDLDVEATGQVIGYFDRLKLDQVLSNLLTNALKYGAGRPVVLRVREVGDAAVIEVEDGGPGVAAADRERIFARFERASGGHKKESLGLGLYIVRSIAEAHGGTATVRGVPGQGATFVVTLPRNRVHHKAEAADGRNSGVLA, from the coding sequence ATGAGTACCTCCGAACCACACCAGTCGCAGCGGATCGCCCGGCCGAAGCCAGGTGACGAGCGGAGCTGGCTGGGGCTCGTCCTGGACTTCCTGCCCATACCGGCCGTCGTGCTCGACCTCGGTACCGGAAGCGCCCTGCTGGGGAACCGGCCCGCGGTCGACAATGGGGTTATCGGGGCCGCGGATGAGATGTTCGGTCTCGCCGCCGAGGCGGCCGGGGGAGACGGGGCGATCGTTACCCGGAACGGCCCTGGTGGAGAAGCGCGCTTCCGGGTTTTTTCCCGCGTCCTGCCGCCCGCGGACGGAGAGGCCCCGCTCGCCTTGCTCACCTTTCTTCCGCACCCCGAGGATCCTCTCGTCGATCAACGGGTGCGCGAGGTGATCGAGACGCGGGACGAGTTCTTCTCTGTCGCCACTCACGAACTGAAAGACCCGCTGTTTTCTGTCCAGCTCTCGCTCCAGCTGCTCCAGCACGCGGCCGAGAAGCAGGGCCCGGTTCCCGTATACGTCGCGCACCACCTGGACGTCGCGGGCCGCCAGACCGCCCGTCTCGCCCGGCTCATCGACAATATGCTCGACGTGTCCCGCATCCGCAGCGGCCGCCTCCAGCTCGATCCGGAGACACTCGACCTGGCCGAACTCGCCCGCGACGCCGCCGGCCGGTTCCGGGAGTCCGCCCGGGCCGCCGGCTGCGACCTGGACGTCGAGGCTACGGGTCAGGTGATCGGGTACTTCGACCGGCTGAAGCTCGACCAGGTGCTCAGCAACCTGCTCACCAACGCGCTGAAGTATGGGGCCGGCCGGCCCGTCGTCCTCCGGGTCCGCGAGGTCGGCGACGCCGCCGTGATCGAAGTCGAGGACGGCGGGCCGGGCGTCGCCGCGGCCGACCGCGAGCGGATCTTCGCCCGGTTCGAGCGGGCCTCGGGCGGCCACAAAAAAGAGAGCTTGGGGCTCGGGCTCTACATCGTTCGATCGATCGCGGAGGCCCACGGCGGCACCGCCACCGTCCGGGGCGTGCCCGGCCAAGGGGCGACGTTCGTCGTCACCCTCCCGCGGAACCGAGTTCACCACAAGGCAGAGGCGGCCGACGGCCGGAATTCGGGGGTGCTTGCGTGA
- a CDS encoding ATPase domain-containing protein — MSIFNLFGKSDDTTPTHDPKDRIESGIPRLDYILKGGFLKGGTYNVIGPPGSGKTILGNQFCFNHVARTGGNCVYMSLLVESHAKMLRHLGSLQFFKPEVIPDRIYYVSGYAALRKDGPEALLSAIRDTLSERKASLFVIDGMESLREFAKGEQQVKEFVHELQAFTALIGCTTLLMCFKDPSYSFTENAVVDGVVELSDNLVGPRAVRELTVHKFRGGDYLRGKHEVEITAQGIVIHPRTEIQFDKPPGQATEERVRMGFGVPELDKMMFGGLPSGSTTALLGAPGAGKTMLGLSFLVEGARQGQPGTYFGFYEPPPRLLEKAAQVGIPLQKYVDEGLIELVWQPPLEHMLDSLAEQLLEKIRENVRPRRRLFFDGVEGFRAASVYPDRMPRFLSAFCNQLRTLDVTTVMTEELPLFRTEIDMPNPELANVVETVVLLRYVELRSQLYRLLSIMKMRESRYDTSIREFKITDSGLEVAATFESAEAILTGHARAAAARDKEGRP, encoded by the coding sequence GTGAGCATTTTCAACCTGTTCGGCAAGTCCGACGACACGACCCCAACTCACGACCCAAAGGACCGAATCGAGAGCGGCATCCCGCGGCTCGATTACATTCTCAAGGGCGGGTTCCTGAAGGGCGGCACTTACAACGTGATCGGCCCGCCCGGGAGCGGCAAGACGATCCTCGGAAACCAGTTCTGTTTCAACCACGTGGCCCGGACTGGCGGCAACTGTGTGTACATGTCGCTGCTGGTCGAGTCCCACGCCAAAATGCTCCGGCACCTGGGGTCGCTCCAGTTCTTCAAGCCCGAGGTGATCCCCGACCGGATCTACTACGTGAGCGGGTATGCCGCGCTGCGGAAGGACGGCCCGGAGGCCCTGCTGTCGGCAATCCGCGACACCCTCTCGGAGCGCAAGGCGAGCCTGTTCGTGATCGACGGGATGGAGAGCCTGCGGGAATTCGCCAAGGGCGAGCAGCAGGTCAAGGAGTTCGTCCACGAGCTCCAGGCGTTCACCGCGCTGATCGGGTGCACCACCCTGCTCATGTGCTTCAAGGACCCGTCCTACTCGTTCACCGAGAACGCGGTCGTGGACGGGGTAGTCGAGCTGTCCGACAACCTGGTCGGTCCGCGGGCGGTGCGGGAGCTGACCGTCCACAAGTTCCGCGGCGGAGACTACCTGCGGGGCAAGCATGAGGTCGAGATCACCGCCCAGGGGATCGTCATCCACCCGCGGACCGAGATCCAGTTCGACAAGCCGCCCGGGCAGGCGACCGAGGAGCGCGTCCGGATGGGGTTCGGGGTGCCCGAGTTGGACAAGATGATGTTCGGCGGGCTGCCGTCGGGCTCGACCACCGCGCTGCTCGGGGCCCCGGGGGCGGGCAAAACGATGCTCGGCCTGTCGTTCCTCGTCGAGGGAGCGCGGCAGGGGCAGCCCGGGACCTACTTCGGGTTCTACGAGCCGCCGCCGCGGCTGCTCGAGAAGGCCGCGCAGGTCGGCATCCCGCTCCAGAAGTACGTGGACGAGGGGCTCATCGAGCTGGTCTGGCAGCCGCCGCTGGAGCACATGCTCGACTCGCTGGCCGAGCAGCTCCTGGAGAAGATCCGGGAGAACGTGCGGCCCCGCCGGCGGCTGTTCTTCGACGGGGTCGAGGGGTTCCGGGCGGCCAGCGTGTACCCGGACCGGATGCCCCGGTTCCTGTCCGCCTTCTGCAACCAGTTGCGGACCCTCGACGTGACCACCGTCATGACCGAGGAACTGCCGCTGTTCCGGACCGAGATCGACATGCCCAACCCGGAGCTGGCCAACGTCGTCGAGACGGTCGTGCTCCTGCGGTACGTCGAGCTGCGGAGCCAGCTCTACCGCCTCCTGTCGATCATGAAGATGCGGGAGAGCCGGTACGACACGTCGATCCGGGAGTTCAAGATCACCGACTCCGGGCTCGAGGTGGCGGCCACGTTCGAGAGCGCCGAGGCCATCCTGACCGGGCACGCCCGGGCGGCCGCGGCCAGGGACAAGGAGGGCCGGCCGTGA